One Edaphobacter flagellatus genomic region harbors:
- a CDS encoding carbohydrate-binding family 9-like protein, whose translation MQTFRSFAPHNVFACVASLLITATPALHAQTPKTYDCVRAEKPLVIDGKLDDPAWQKAAWTDDFVDIEGDAKPRPRFRTRTRLLWDDDYLYIGAELEEPEIKATLTQHDSVIFHDNDFEVFLKPPTNTSGYFEFEINALNTSWDLYLNKPYREGGKADNSWDIPGLKTAVALNGTLNNPNDKDHSWTVEIAIPWTAFRSRLPVERPKPGTEWRVNFSRVEWKAGQPKEDNWVWSPQGVVNMHIPDKWGYVRFR comes from the coding sequence GCCTGTGTCGCATCGCTCCTCATCACTGCGACACCGGCCCTTCACGCCCAAACACCGAAGACCTACGACTGCGTCCGAGCCGAGAAGCCTCTAGTCATCGACGGCAAGCTCGATGATCCCGCATGGCAGAAAGCTGCATGGACCGACGACTTCGTCGACATCGAAGGCGACGCCAAGCCCAGGCCGCGCTTCCGCACCCGCACCAGGCTCCTGTGGGACGACGACTATCTCTACATTGGCGCCGAGCTCGAAGAGCCCGAAATCAAGGCCACGCTCACCCAACACGACTCCGTCATCTTCCACGACAACGACTTCGAAGTCTTCCTCAAGCCGCCTACCAACACATCCGGCTACTTTGAGTTCGAAATCAACGCCCTCAACACCTCCTGGGACCTCTACCTCAACAAGCCCTACCGCGAAGGCGGCAAAGCCGATAACTCCTGGGACATCCCCGGTCTCAAAACCGCCGTCGCGCTCAACGGCACACTCAACAACCCCAACGACAAAGACCACAGCTGGACCGTCGAGATTGCCATCCCCTGGACCGCGTTCCGCTCGCGCCTCCCTGTCGAGCGTCCAAAGCCCGGCACCGAGTGGCGCGTCAACTTCAGCCGCGTCGAATGGAAGGCCGGCCAGCCGAAGGAAGACAACTGGGTCTGGTCGCCGCAAGGCGTCGTCAACATGCACATCCCCGACAAGTGGGGCTATGTGCGCTTCCGCTAA